Proteins encoded by one window of Arabidopsis thaliana chromosome 2, partial sequence:
- the CYP76C4 gene encoding cytochrome P450, family 76, subfamily C, polypeptide 4 (''cytochrome P450, family 76, subfamily C, polypeptide 4'' (CYP76C4); FUNCTIONS IN: electron carrier activity, monooxygenase activity, iron ion binding, oxygen binding, heme binding; INVOLVED IN: oxidation reduction; EXPRESSED IN: stem, root, carpel; EXPRESSED DURING: 4 anthesis; CONTAINS InterPro DOMAIN/s: Cytochrome P450 (InterPro:IPR001128), Cytochrome P450, E-class, group I (InterPro:IPR002401), Cytochrome P450, conserved site (InterPro:IPR017972); BEST Arabidopsis thaliana protein match is: cytochrome P450, family 76, subfamily C, polypeptide 1 (TAIR:AT2G45560.1); Has 35109 Blast hits to 34843 proteins in 1784 species: Archae - 57; Bacteria - 4750; Metazoa - 11986; Fungi - 7467; Plants - 9491; Viruses - 6; Other Eukaryotes - 1352 (source: NCBI BLink).), which produces MDIISGQALFLLFCFISSCFLISTTARSRRSSGRAATLPPGPPRLPIIGNIHQVGKNPHSSFADLAKIYGPIMSLKFGCLNSVVITSPEAAREVLRTHDQILSGRKSNDSIRCFGHEEVSVIWLPPSSARWRMLRKLSVTLMFSPQRTEATKALRMKKVQELVSFMNESSERKEAVDISRASYTTVLNIISNILFSVDLGSYDSKKSNEFQDTVIGAMEAAGKPDAANYFPFMGFLDLQGNRKAMRGLTERLFRVFRGFMDAKIAEKSLGNYSKDVSNRDFLDSLLILNEGDEAELDNNDIEHLLLDMFTAGTDTSSSTLEWAMAELLRNPKTMVKAQAEMDRVLGQNSVVQESDISGLPYLQAVVKETFRLHPAAPLLVPRKAESDVEVLGFMVPKDTQVLVNVWAIGRDPSVWENPSQFEPERFMGKDIDVKGRDYELTPFGGGRRICPGLPLAVKTVSLMLASLLYSFDWKLPNGVVSEDLDMDETFGITLHRTNTLYAIPVKKQTIN; this is translated from the exons ATGGACATCATCTCAGGGCAAGctctgtttctcctcttttGCTTTATCTCATCATGTTTCCTCATCTCGACAACCGCAAGATCCCGACGGAGTTCTGGCCGAGCCGCCACGCTGCCTCCTGGACCTCCACGATTACCGATTATCGGAAACATTCACCAAGTCGGTAAAAACCCGCACAGCTCATTCGCTGACCTCGCAAAAATTTATGGACCAATCATGAGTCTTAAGTTTGGATGTCTAAACTCAGTCGTCATAACTTCACCAGAAGCTGCAAGAGAAGTACTAAGAACACACGACCAAATCTTGTCTGGCCGTAAGTCCAATGACTCTATACGGTGCTTTGGTCACGAAGAAGTTTCCGTCATCTGGCTTCCTCCGTCGTCCGCTCGTTGGAG GATGTTGAGAAAACTGTCAGTGACTCTCATGTTCTCACCGCAGCGTACCGAAGCCACTAAAGCTCTGCGGATGAAGAAAGTGCAAGAGCTTGTAAGCTTCATGAATGAAAGCAGCGAGAGAAAAGAAGCAGTTGATATTTCTCGTGCATCCTACACCACAGTTCTTAATATCATATCCAACATTCTGTTTTCGGTTGATCTCGGTAGCTATGACTCGAAAAAATCCAACGAATTTCAGGACACGGTGATTGGTGCCATGGAAGCTGCTGGGAAACCAGACGCTGCTAACTACTTTCCATTTATGGGGTTTCTTGACCTACAAGGTAATAGGAAGGCAATGAGGGGTCTGACGGAGAGgttgtttagggttttccGTGGGTTCATGGATGCTAAAATAGCAGAAAAATCATTAGGGAATTACTCTAAAGATGTTTCCAACAGAGATTTCTTGGATTCGCTTCTCATCCTCAACGAAGGAGATGAAGCAGAGCTCGACAATAACGATATTGAACACCTACTCTTG GATATGTTTACAGCTGGCACAGATACAAGCTCTAGTACTCTAGAGTGGGCAATGGCAGAGTTACttagaaaccctaaaacgATGGTAAAAGCTCAGGCAGAGATGGATCGTGTGTTAGGTCAAAACAGTGTTGTGCAAGAGTCAGATATCTCAGGATTGCCATATTTACAAGCGGTTGTGAAGGAAACTTTTAGGTTACATCCGGCTGCTCCGCTACTAGTCCCACGAAAAGCGGAATCAGATGTGGAGGTTCTTGGGTTCATGGTGCCTAAAGATACTCAGGTTCTAGTGAATGTGTGGGCCATAGGACGAGACCCAAGCGTATGGGAGAATCCGAGCCAGTTCGAGCCAGAGAGGTTTATGGGGAAAGATATTGATGTGAAAGGTAGAGATTATGAGCTTACACCGTTTGGAGGAGGACGGAGAATATGTCCGGGATTGCCTTTGGCTGTGAAAACAGTGTCTCTTATgcttgcttctcttctttattcctTTGACTGGAAGCTTCCTAACGGTGTCGTTTCAGAGGACTTGGATATGGACGAGACCTTTGGTATCACATTACACAGGACCAACACGTTATATGCCATTCCCGTAAAGAAACAGACCATTAATTAG
- the CYP76C1 gene encoding cytochrome P450, family 76, subfamily C, polypeptide 1 (''cytochrome P450, family 76, subfamily C, polypeptide 1'' (CYP76C1); FUNCTIONS IN: electron carrier activity, monooxygenase activity, iron ion binding, heme binding; INVOLVED IN: oxidation reduction; LOCATED IN: endomembrane system; EXPRESSED IN: 17 plant structures; EXPRESSED DURING: 10 growth stages; CONTAINS InterPro DOMAIN/s: Cytochrome P450 (InterPro:IPR001128), Cytochrome P450, E-class, group I (InterPro:IPR002401), Cytochrome P450, conserved site (InterPro:IPR017972); BEST Arabidopsis thaliana protein match is: cytochrome P450, family 76, subfamily C, polypeptide 4 (TAIR:AT2G45550.1); Has 35149 Blast hits to 34841 proteins in 1748 species: Archae - 60; Bacteria - 4538; Metazoa - 12163; Fungi - 7375; Plants - 9565; Viruses - 6; Other Eukaryotes - 1442 (source: NCBI BLink).) — MDIISGQALLLLFCFILSCFLIFTTTRSGRISRGATALPPGPPRLPIIGNIHLVGKHPHRSFAELSKTYGPVMSLKLGSLNTVVIASPEAAREVLRTHDQILSARSPTNAVRSINHQDASLVWLPSSSARWRLLRRLSVTQLLSPQRIEATKALRMNKVKELVSFISESSDREESVDISRVAFITTLNIISNILFSVDLGSYNAKASINGVQDTVISVMDAAGTPDAANYFPFLRFLDLQGNVKTFKVCTERLVRVFRGFIDAKIAEKSSQNNPKDVSKNDFVDNLLDYKGDESELSISDIEHLLLDMFTAGTDTSSSTLEWAMTELLKNPKTMAKAQAEIDCVIGQNGIVEESDISKLPYLQAVVKETFRLHTPVPLLIPRKAESDAEILGFMVLKDTQVLVNVWAIGRDPSVWDNPSQFEPERFLGKDMDVRGRDYELTPFGAGRRICPGMPLAMKTVSLMLASLLYSFDWKLPKGVLSEDLDMDETFGLTLHKTNPLHAVPVKKRANIN, encoded by the exons ATGGACATAATCTCAGGGCAAGCTCTGTTACTCCTCTTTTGCTTTATCTTATCATGTTTTCTTATCTTCACCACCACAAGATCTGGACGAATCTCCCGCGGGGCCACCGCGCTGCCTCCAGGACCTCCACGGTTACCGATCATCGGAAATATTCACCTCGTCGGAAAACATCCACATCGCTCATTCGCCGAGCTCTCAAAAACTTATGGACCAGTCATGAGTCTTAAGCTTGGAAGTTTAAATACAGTGGTTATAGCTTCACCAGAAGCTGCGAGAGAGGTTTTACGAACACATGACCAGATTTTGTCTGCCCGTAGTCCCACTAACGCGGTACGGTCCATCAATCACCAAGACGCTTCCCTTGTCTGGCTTCCTTCGTCGTCCGCTCGTTGGAG GCTGTTGAGAAGGCTGTCGGTGACTCAGCTCTTGTCACCACAGCGTATCGAAGCCACGAAAGCCTTGAGGATGAACAAGGTGAAGGAACTTGTGAGCTTCATAAGTGAAAGCAGCGATAGGGAAGAATCTGTTGATATTTCTCGTGTAGCCTTCATCACAACTCTTAATATCATATCGAACATTCTGTTTTCCGTCGATCTCGGTAGCTACAACGCGAAAGCTTCTATTAATGGGGTTCAAGACACGGTGATTAGTGTTATGGATGCTGCCGGGACTCCAGACGCTGCTAATTACTTTCCATTTCTGAGGTTTCTTGATCTGCAAGGTAATGTGAAGACTTTTAAGGTTTGCACGGAGAGGCTGGTAAGGGTTTTCCGTGGGTTCATTGATGCTAAGATTGCGGAAAAATCATCGCAGAATAACCCTAAAGATGTTTCAAAAAACGATTTCGTTGACAACCTTCTCGATTACAAAGGAGATGAATCAGAACTCTCCATTAGCGATATTGAACACCTTCTCTTG GATATGTTTACAGCAGGCACGGATACAAGCTCTAGTACCCTGGAGTGGGCAATGACAGAGTTacttaaaaaccctaaaacgaTGGCGAAAGCTCAGGCCGAGATCGATTGTGTGATAGGTCAAAACGGTATCGTTGAAGAGTCAGATATCTCCAAACTGCCGTATTTACAAGCAGTCGTGAAGGAAACTTTCCGGTTACATACGCCTGTTCCGCTTCTTATCCCGCGAAAAGCCGAATCCGATGCGGAGATTCTTGGTTTCATGGTGCTTAAAGATACTCAGGTTCTAGTGAACGTCTGGGCCATAGGACGAGACCCGAGCGTGTGGGATAATCCGTCCCAGTTTGAGCCAGAGAGGTTTTTGGGGAAAGATATGGACGTGAGAGGTAGAGATTATGAGCTTACACCATTCGGAGCCGGACGTAGAATTTGCCCGGGAATGCCTTTGGCTATGAAAACAGTGTCTCTTATgcttgcttctcttctttattcctTTGACTGGAAGCTTCCGAAGGGTGTCCTTTCGGAGGATTTGGACATGGACGAGACCTTTGGTCTAACTTTGCATAAGACCAACCCGTTACATGCCGTACCCGTCAAGAAACGCGCCAATATTAATTAG
- the CYP76C1 gene encoding cytochrome P450, family 76, subfamily C, polypeptide 1 (''cytochrome P450, family 76, subfamily C, polypeptide 1'' (CYP76C1); FUNCTIONS IN: electron carrier activity, monooxygenase activity, iron ion binding, heme binding; INVOLVED IN: oxidation reduction; LOCATED IN: endomembrane system; EXPRESSED IN: 17 plant structures; EXPRESSED DURING: 10 growth stages; CONTAINS InterPro DOMAIN/s: Cytochrome P450 (InterPro:IPR001128), Cytochrome P450, E-class, group I (InterPro:IPR002401); BEST Arabidopsis thaliana protein match is: cytochrome P450, family 76, subfamily C, polypeptide 4 (TAIR:AT2G45550.1); Has 9073 Blast hits to 9044 proteins in 509 species: Archae - 15; Bacteria - 32; Metazoa - 3543; Fungi - 403; Plants - 4946; Viruses - 0; Other Eukaryotes - 134 (source: NCBI BLink).), whose amino-acid sequence MDIISGQALLLLFCFILSCFLIFTTTRSGRISRGATALPPGPPRLPIIGNIHLVGKHPHRSFAELSKTYGPVMSLKLGSLNTVVIASPEAAREVLRTHDQILSARSPTNAVRSINHQDASLVWLPSSSARWRLLRRLSVTQLLSPQRIEATKALRMNKVKELVSFISESSDREESVDISRVAFITTLNIISNILFSVDLGSYNAKASINGVQDTVISVMDAAGTPDAANYFPFLRFLDLQGNVKTFKVCTERLVRVFRGFIDAKIAEKSSQNNPKDVSKNDFVDNLLDYKGDESELSISDIEHLLLVSLTLLQIIMIYKIME is encoded by the exons ATGGACATAATCTCAGGGCAAGCTCTGTTACTCCTCTTTTGCTTTATCTTATCATGTTTTCTTATCTTCACCACCACAAGATCTGGACGAATCTCCCGCGGGGCCACCGCGCTGCCTCCAGGACCTCCACGGTTACCGATCATCGGAAATATTCACCTCGTCGGAAAACATCCACATCGCTCATTCGCCGAGCTCTCAAAAACTTATGGACCAGTCATGAGTCTTAAGCTTGGAAGTTTAAATACAGTGGTTATAGCTTCACCAGAAGCTGCGAGAGAGGTTTTACGAACACATGACCAGATTTTGTCTGCCCGTAGTCCCACTAACGCGGTACGGTCCATCAATCACCAAGACGCTTCCCTTGTCTGGCTTCCTTCGTCGTCCGCTCGTTGGAG GCTGTTGAGAAGGCTGTCGGTGACTCAGCTCTTGTCACCACAGCGTATCGAAGCCACGAAAGCCTTGAGGATGAACAAGGTGAAGGAACTTGTGAGCTTCATAAGTGAAAGCAGCGATAGGGAAGAATCTGTTGATATTTCTCGTGTAGCCTTCATCACAACTCTTAATATCATATCGAACATTCTGTTTTCCGTCGATCTCGGTAGCTACAACGCGAAAGCTTCTATTAATGGGGTTCAAGACACGGTGATTAGTGTTATGGATGCTGCCGGGACTCCAGACGCTGCTAATTACTTTCCATTTCTGAGGTTTCTTGATCTGCAAGGTAATGTGAAGACTTTTAAGGTTTGCACGGAGAGGCTGGTAAGGGTTTTCCGTGGGTTCATTGATGCTAAGATTGCGGAAAAATCATCGCAGAATAACCCTAAAGATGTTTCAAAAAACGATTTCGTTGACAACCTTCTCGATTACAAAGGAGATGAATCAGAACTCTCCATTAGCGATATTGAACACCTTCTCTTGGTAAGTCTGACCTTACTGCAGATAATCATGATTTATAAGATAATGGAATAA
- the CYP76C1 gene encoding cytochrome P450, family 76, subfamily C, polypeptide 1: MDIISGQALLLLFCFILSCFLIFTTTRSGRISRGATALPPGPPRLPIIGNIHLVGKHPHRSFAELSKTYGPVMSLKLGSLNTVVIASPEAAREVLRTHDQILSARSPTNAVRSINHQDASLVWLPSSSARWRLLRRLSVTQLLSPQRIEATKALRMNKVKELVSFISESSDREESVDISRVAFITTLNIISNILFSVDLGSYNAKASINGVQDTVISVMDAAGTPDAANYFPFLRFLDLQE; the protein is encoded by the exons ATGGACATAATCTCAGGGCAAGCTCTGTTACTCCTCTTTTGCTTTATCTTATCATGTTTTCTTATCTTCACCACCACAAGATCTGGACGAATCTCCCGCGGGGCCACCGCGCTGCCTCCAGGACCTCCACGGTTACCGATCATCGGAAATATTCACCTCGTCGGAAAACATCCACATCGCTCATTCGCCGAGCTCTCAAAAACTTATGGACCAGTCATGAGTCTTAAGCTTGGAAGTTTAAATACAGTGGTTATAGCTTCACCAGAAGCTGCGAGAGAGGTTTTACGAACACATGACCAGATTTTGTCTGCCCGTAGTCCCACTAACGCGGTACGGTCCATCAATCACCAAGACGCTTCCCTTGTCTGGCTTCCTTCGTCGTCCGCTCGTTGGAG GCTGTTGAGAAGGCTGTCGGTGACTCAGCTCTTGTCACCACAGCGTATCGAAGCCACGAAAGCCTTGAGGATGAACAAGGTGAAGGAACTTGTGAGCTTCATAAGTGAAAGCAGCGATAGGGAAGAATCTGTTGATATTTCTCGTGTAGCCTTCATCACAACTCTTAATATCATATCGAACATTCTGTTTTCCGTCGATCTCGGTAGCTACAACGCGAAAGCTTCTATTAATGGGGTTCAAGACACGGTGATTAGTGTTATGGATGCTGCCGGGACTCCAGACGCTGCTAATTACTTTCCATTTCTGAGGTTTCTTGATCTGCAAG AATAA